A genomic stretch from Microtus pennsylvanicus isolate mMicPen1 chromosome 11, mMicPen1.hap1, whole genome shotgun sequence includes:
- the Xylt2 gene encoding xylosyltransferase 2, producing MVASARVQKLVRRYKLAIATALAILLLQGLVVWSFSGLEEDEPGEKGRQRKPRPLDPGEGSKDTDSSAGRRSSAGKRHGRWRGRAESPGVPVAKVVRAVTSRQRASRRVPPAPPPEAPGRQNLSGAAAGEALMGAAGFPPHGDTGSVEGAPQPTDNSFTPKCEIVGKDALSALARASTKQCQQEIANVVCLHQAGSLMPKAVPRHCQLPGKMSPGIQWEETRAQQPVGGPPVRIAYMLVVHGRAIRQLKRLLKAVYHEQHFFYIHVDKRSNYLYREVVELAQHYDNVRVTPWRMVTIWGGASLLRMYLRSMKDLLEIPGWAWDFFINLSATDYPTRTNEELVAFLSKNRDKNFLKSHGRDNSRFIKKQGLDRLFHECDSHMWRLGERQIPAGIVVDGGSDWFVLTRSFVEYVVYTDDPLVAQLRQFYTYTLLPAESFFHTVLENSPACESLVDNNLRVTNWNRKLGCKCQYKHIVDWCGCSPNDFKPQDFLRLQQVSRPTFFARKFESTVNQEVLEILDFHLYGSYPPSTPALKAYWENTYDVADGPGGLSDVLLTAYTAFARLSLRHAATAVPPQATALCRFEPRGLPSSVHLYFYDDHFQGYLVTQAVQPSAQGPAETLEMWLMPQGSLKLLGRNDQASRLQSLEVGTEWDPKERLFRNFGGLLGPLDEPVAMQRWARGPNLTATVVWIDPTYVVATSYDITVDADTEVTQYKPPLSRPLRPGAWTVRLLQFWEPLGETRFLVLPLTFNRKLPLRKDDASWLHAGPPHNEYMEQSFQGLSGILNLPQPETMEEAAKRHTELTGPALEAWTDGELSSFWSVAGLCAIGPSACPSLELCRLTSWSSLSPDPKSELGPVKADGRLR from the exons ATGGTGGCGAGCGCGCGGGTGCAGAAGCTGGTGCGGCGCTACAAGCTGGCGATCGCCACGGCACTGGCCATCCTGCTACTGCAGGGCCTGGTGGTGTGGAGCTTCAGCGGCCTGGAGGAGGACGAGCCGGGAGAG AAAGGACGGCAGAGGAAGCCACGGCCACTAGACCCTGGCGAGGGCTCTAAGGACACAGACAGCTCTGCAGGGCGCAGGAGCAGTGCTGGTAAAAGGCATGGGCGCTGGCGGGGCCGTGCTGAGAGCCCAGGCGTGCCTGTAGCCAAGGTGGTACGAGCAGTAACCAGCCGCCAAAGAGCTAGCCGCCGGGtccctcctgccccacctccagAGGCGCCAGGCCGCCAGAACCTGAGTGGAGCAGCAGCTGGGGAGGCACTGATGGGAGCTGCTGGCTTCCCaccacatggagacacagggaGCGTGGAGGGGGCCCCCCAACCCACCGACAACAGCTTCACTCCTAAGTGTGAGATTGTGGGCAAGGATGCACTGTCAGCACTGGCCCGGGCCAGCACCAAGCAATGCCAACAGGAGATCGCCAACGTAGTGTGCCTACACCAAGCTGGGAGCCTCATGCCCAAGGCTGTGCCCCGGCACTGCCAGCTGCCTG GCAAGATGAGCCCTGGCATCCAGTGGGAAGAGACTCGGGCCCAGCAGCCTGTTGGTGGCCCTCCAGTCCGCATCGCCTACATGCTGGTGGTTCATGGCCGTGCCATCCGCCAGCTCAAGCGTCTTCTCAAGGCTGTCTACCATGAGCAGCACTTCTTTTATATCCACGTGGATAAG cGGTCCAACTACCTGTACCGGGAGGTGGTGGAGCTGGCCCAGCACTATGATAACGTGCGGGTGACTCCTTGGCGCATGGTCACCATCTGGGGCGGGGCCAGCCTTCTGAGGATGTACCTGCGGAGCATGAAGGACCTGCTGGAAATCCCTGGCTGGGCCTGGGACTTCTTCATCAACCTGAGTGCCACTGACTATCCAACCAG GACAAACGAGGAGCTGGTGGCATTTTTATCCAAGAACCGGGACAAGAATTTCCTCAAGTCACATGGGCGAGACAATTCCAG GTTCATCAAGAAGCAAGGCCTGGACCGGCTTTTCCACGAGTGTGATTCCCACATGTGGCGCCTGGGTGAACGGCAGATCCCAGCGGGCATCGTGGTGGATGGCGGCTCTGACTGGTTCGTGCTGACACGCAGCTTTGTGGAATATGTGGTGTATACAGACGATCCCCTCGTGGCCCAGCTTCGCCAGTTCTATACCTACACGTTGCTTCCCGCCGAG TCCTTCTTCCACACAGTGCTGGAGAATAGCCCGGCCTGTGAGAGCCTTGTGGACAACAACTTGCGTGTCACCAACTGGAACCGTAAGCTGGGCTGCAAATGCCAGTACAAGCACATTGTGGACTGGTGTGGCTGCTCTCCCAACGACTTCAAGCCACAGGACTTCCTGAGGCTTCAG caagTCTCCAGACCCACCTTCTTTGCCCGGAAGTTTGAGTCAACTGTGAATCAGGAAGTCCTGGAAATTTTGGACTTCCACCTGTATGGCAGCTACCCACCCAGCACCCCAGCCCTCAAGGCCTACTGGGAGAACACCTATGATGTGGCTGATGGCCCTGGTGGACTCAGCGATGTTTTACTCACCGCTTACACAGCCTTTGCCCGTCTCAGCCTGCGTCATGCTGCTACTGCTGTACCCCCACAGGCCACTGCACTCTGCAG GTTTGAGCCCAGGGGGTTGCCGTCCAGCGTGCACCTGTATTTCTATGACGACCATTTCCAGGGCTACCTGGTGACGCAGGCGGTGCAGCCCTCAGCCCAGGGGCCAGCAGAGACGCTTGAGATGTGGCTGATGCCCCAGGGGTCGCTGAAACTGTTGGGGCGCAATGACCAGGCCAGCCGGCTCCAGAGTCTGGAG gTTGGCACTGAGTGGGACCCCAAAGAACGTCTCTTCCGGAATTTTGGGGGCCTGCTGGGACCCCTGGATGAACCTGTAGCTATGCAGCGCTGGGCCCGGGGCCCCAACCTCACAGCCACTGTGGTCTGGATTGACCCCACCTATGTCGTGGCCACGTCATATGACATCACGGTAGATGCGGACACTGAGGTCACACAGTACAAGCCCCCACTGAGCCGGCCGCTGCGGCCAGGAGCCTGGACTGTTCGCTTGCTTCAGTTCTGGGAGCCCCTGGGTGAGACCCGCTTCCTTGTGCTGCCGTTGACCTTCAACCGCAAACTACCTCTCAGGAAAG ATGATGCCAGCTGGCTGCACGCGGGACCACCCCACAATGAATACATGGAGCAGAGTTTCCAGGGCCTAAGTGGCATCCTGAACCTGCCTCAgccagagaccatggaggaggcTGCCAAGAGGCACACAGAGCTTACGGGTCCTGCACTTGAGGCCTGGACAGATGGGGAGCTGAGTAGTTTCTGGTCTGTGGCAGGATTATGTGCCATAGGCCCCTCTGCTTGTccctccctggagctctgcaGACTGACGAGCTGGAGCTCTCTGTCTCCTGACCCTAAATCAGAGCTGGGGCCTGTCAAAGCTGATGGGCGACTCAGGTAG
- the Mrpl27 gene encoding large ribosomal subunit protein bL27m: MASAVLALRTRAEALFSPKTAAALAVRYASKKTGGSSKNLGGKSRGKHYGIKKIEGHYVHAGNILGTQRQFRWHPGAHVGLGRNKCLYALEEGIVRYTKDVYVPNPNNLEAVNLVTSLPKGAVLYKTFVHVVPAKPEGTFKLVAML; encoded by the exons ATGGCGTCGGCAGTGCTTGCCCTGAGGACGAGGGCAGAAG CCCTTTTCAGCCCCAAGACAGCTGCAGCTCTTGCAGTCAGATATGCGTCCAAGAAGACAGGTGGCAGCTCCAAGAACCTGGGCGGGAAATCACGAGGCAAGCACTATGGCATCAAGAAAATAGAAG GTCACTATGTTCATGCTGGGAACATCCTTGGCACTCAGCGGCAGTTTCGATGGCACCCAGGCGCCCAT GTGGGACTTGGAAGGAACAAGTGCCTCTATGCCCTGGAGGAGGGGATAGTCCGCTACACCAAAGATGTCTACGTGCCCAATCCCAACAACTTGGAAGCTGTGAATCTGGTCACCAGTCTGCCCAAGGGGGCTGTGCTCTACAAGACTTTTGTCCACGTGGTTCCTGCCAAACCTGAGGGGACCTTCAAACTGGTAGCCATGCTTTGA